The following proteins are co-located in the Microcystis wesenbergii NRERC-220 genome:
- a CDS encoding PEP-CTERM sorting domain-containing protein: MHIYCGFKCDAAPPAQTPEPSALVGLGAVVALGAGFKRRPTQADKN; encoded by the coding sequence ATGCACATTTACTGTGGGTTTAAGTGCGATGCCGCTCCCCCCGCTCAAACCCCGGAACCCTCTGCCCTCGTTGGTCTGGGGGCTGTCGTCGCTCTGGGGGCTGGCTTCAAGCGCCGCCCCACTCAGGCAGACAAAAACTAA
- a CDS encoding UPF0175 family protein, translating into MSVVIPNDILTASGLSEDELKLEIAIMLFKQDKISIGKARHLAGMNLLQFQHELNLREICVHYDLEELEEDIQTLQKLGRL; encoded by the coding sequence ATGAGCGTAGTTATTCCTAATGACATACTGACCGCATCAGGACTCTCCGAAGACGAGCTAAAACTAGAAATCGCCATCATGCTCTTTAAACAAGACAAAATCAGCATCGGCAAAGCCCGTCATCTTGCAGGCATGAACCTCCTCCAATTTCAACACGAACTTAATCTACGAGAGATTTGTGTCCATTATGACCTTGAAGAATTAGAAGAAGACATCCAAACCTTACAAAAACTAGGCAGACTATGA
- a CDS encoding DUF3368 domain-containing protein: protein MIVVSDTSPITNLAAVNQLTLLHQLYGTIIIPQAVYEEMASLGYAVPGTIEIMTLSWIETRPVTQQNQVNQLLNKLDRGESEGIILALELGADILILDERKGRKVARSLGLNITGILGVLLEAKQKELIMNIKPIVDQLISKAEFRISETLYRKVLTIAGE, encoded by the coding sequence ATGATCGTCGTGAGTGACACCTCACCCATTACCAACCTAGCCGCCGTTAACCAGTTAACCCTTTTGCATCAACTCTATGGAACAATTATCATTCCTCAAGCCGTTTATGAGGAAATGGCGAGTTTAGGTTACGCCGTTCCTGGCACGATTGAAATCATGACCTTATCTTGGATAGAAACACGGCCCGTCACCCAGCAAAACCAAGTTAATCAACTACTCAATAAATTAGACCGAGGAGAATCAGAAGGGATTATTTTAGCGCTAGAATTAGGCGCAGATATATTAATTTTGGATGAAAGAAAAGGACGCAAAGTTGCACGATCTCTTGGGCTAAATATTACTGGAATATTGGGCGTTTTACTCGAAGCCAAGCAAAAAGAATTGATTATGAATATTAAACCGATTGTTGATCAGCTAATCTCAAAAGCAGAATTCCGAATTAGCGAAACACTCTACAGAAAGGTTTTGACAATTGCGGGAGAATGA
- a CDS encoding antitoxin family protein: MPQALKAIYHSGTFILQTAYDLPEGTEVELFVKSPQIIPPKITDIAARQNFLRLLVERMQQNPIPSNAPQFTRDMLHERR; this comes from the coding sequence ATGCCCCAAGCTTTGAAAGCGATTTATCATAGTGGTACGTTCATCCTTCAAACAGCTTACGATTTACCTGAAGGCACTGAGGTGGAGCTTTTTGTAAAATCACCTCAAATTATTCCCCCAAAGATTACCGATATTGCGGCTAGGCAGAATTTTTTAAGGCTGCTTGTTGAGCGAATGCAACAAAACCCCATTCCCTCTAATGCTCCCCAGTTTACGAGAGATATGTTGCATGAACGCCGTTGA
- a CDS encoding PIN domain-containing protein, translating to MNAVDTNVLIYVNDSRYPSEQAIAASLVANLTEGVLIWRVACEYLAASRKLEPFGYDRAQAYQYIRDLQQVWYTALPTWAVINRAEDLISRFSLSHWDSMVVAACLEANVETLYTEDFGYSDIDGLKIVNPFKSP from the coding sequence ATGAACGCCGTTGACACAAATGTTTTAATTTACGTCAATGATTCGCGTTATCCTAGTGAGCAGGCAATCGCAGCTTCTCTAGTAGCTAATCTGACAGAGGGAGTTTTAATTTGGCGGGTTGCCTGCGAATATTTAGCGGCAAGCCGCAAACTTGAGCCATTTGGGTATGACAGAGCGCAAGCCTATCAGTACATTCGAGATTTGCAACAGGTTTGGTACACAGCTTTGCCAACTTGGGCTGTGATTAATCGTGCTGAGGACTTGATCAGCCGTTTTAGTTTGTCTCATTGGGATTCGATGGTGGTTGCTGCTTGTTTGGAAGCAAACGTCGAAACTCTCTATACAGAAGACTTTGGCTATTCAGACATTGATGGGCTGAAAATTGTCAATCCTTTCAAGAGTCCCTAA
- the bioF gene encoding 8-amino-7-oxononanoate synthase, protein MNHPYSWIEDSLKTLHRANWYRRVKTIQGRGGAVIELEGRSLLNFASNDYLGLAADERMIAAAIAATQSYGTGSTGSRLLSGHRDLHRDLELAIASFKNSEDAIVFSSGYLANLGTITCLVGQKDLILGDQYNHSSLKNGAKLSGATVKEYQHNSLEDLENQLLAHRHHYRHCLLLTDTVFSMDGDICPLAGILALAEIYNCMVLVDEAHATGVMGENGTGCVEYCGCQGRELIQMGTLSKALGSLGGYVTGNAKIIDFIRNRAATWIYTTGLSPADTAAARMALEIIGLEPERRQRLHQNINFVKSNLNNLNILPSEAAILCLPVANPGQALELSQKLLEKGIFAPAIRPPTVPTSRLRFTAMATHSLAHLEVLVQSIGESFPT, encoded by the coding sequence ATGAATCATCCTTATTCTTGGATCGAGGATAGCTTAAAAACCCTCCATCGGGCCAATTGGTATCGAAGGGTTAAAACCATTCAAGGCCGGGGCGGAGCCGTTATAGAATTAGAGGGTCGATCGCTGCTCAATTTTGCCAGTAATGATTATCTGGGATTAGCAGCCGATGAAAGAATGATCGCGGCAGCCATAGCAGCGACACAAAGCTATGGAACCGGAAGCACCGGCTCGCGTCTATTAAGTGGACACCGAGATCTTCATCGAGACTTAGAATTAGCGATCGCATCTTTTAAAAATAGCGAAGACGCGATCGTTTTTAGTTCGGGATATTTAGCCAATTTGGGGACAATTACCTGTTTAGTGGGGCAGAAAGACCTGATTTTAGGCGATCAATACAATCACTCTAGCCTCAAAAATGGAGCCAAGTTAAGCGGTGCCACGGTGAAAGAATACCAGCACAATAGTCTCGAAGATTTAGAAAATCAGTTATTAGCCCACCGTCATCACTATCGTCATTGTTTACTGCTCACCGATACAGTGTTTAGTATGGATGGGGATATCTGTCCCCTAGCGGGAATTCTCGCTCTAGCCGAGATTTATAATTGCATGGTTTTGGTGGATGAGGCCCACGCTACCGGAGTTATGGGGGAAAATGGCACAGGTTGCGTGGAATATTGTGGTTGTCAGGGACGGGAATTAATTCAGATGGGAACCCTGAGTAAAGCTTTGGGCAGTTTAGGGGGCTATGTGACCGGAAACGCCAAAATTATCGATTTTATCCGCAATCGCGCCGCCACCTGGATTTATACTACCGGTTTATCCCCCGCCGACACCGCCGCCGCTAGAATGGCTTTAGAGATTATTGGTCTGGAACCGGAACGTCGCCAACGCTTACACCAAAATATTAATTTTGTCAAGAGTAACTTAAATAATCTTAATATATTGCCTTCGGAAGCGGCGATTTTATGTTTACCGGTAGCCAATCCGGGTCAAGCCCTAGAATTATCACAAAAACTGCTAGAAAAAGGGATTTTTGCCCCCGCCATTCGTCCTCCTACCGTTCCCACCAGTCGTCTGCGGTTTACTGCCATGGCTACCCATAGCCTCGCCCATCTAGAGGTTCTTGTCCAGTCTATTGGCGAATCTTTCCCCACATAG
- a CDS encoding DUF6464 family protein: MEQDSLTTEVILTHPRQSLGEIQLDWMPQPGNYLALKGQTYAVLERHHQYQYKIGGYCLRKISLYVQTAPTPNEKSFIEGRWVMGDASCRFNARSELLRCAINPSGPCQDCRFYETINP; the protein is encoded by the coding sequence ATGGAGCAAGATTCATTAACAACGGAGGTTATTCTGACCCATCCGCGGCAAAGTTTGGGAGAGATACAGTTGGATTGGATGCCACAACCGGGTAATTATTTGGCCTTAAAAGGACAAACCTATGCGGTTTTGGAACGTCACCACCAGTATCAATACAAGATTGGTGGCTATTGTTTACGCAAAATATCCCTTTATGTACAAACTGCTCCCACTCCTAACGAAAAAAGTTTTATTGAAGGACGTTGGGTGATGGGGGATGCTAGTTGTCGTTTTAACGCCAGATCCGAACTGTTACGCTGTGCGATTAACCCCTCCGGTCCCTGTCAAGATTGTCGTTTTTACGAAACTATTAACCCTTAA
- a CDS encoding RDD family protein, with amino-acid sequence MVYPIPPEDNLPQKFPKIPLDRRAYAFLIDFASIWFLSSFANSAPVLQFFLFLLIWWCLRVLLVAQNQGQSLGRWALDMKIIDLQLQRLPGILELSKREAIAGGGAALMMVGLNTFFGNPLSLILLSSPLFADCGMAIGDEQFNRAFHDRIGGTIVIPTSRGFSLDLRLRRLWYQVKGRMRR; translated from the coding sequence ATGGTTTACCCCATCCCGCCTGAAGATAATCTACCGCAAAAATTTCCGAAAATTCCCTTAGATCGTCGCGCCTATGCTTTCCTGATCGACTTTGCCTCGATCTGGTTTTTAAGCTCCTTTGCTAATAGTGCGCCTGTACTGCAATTTTTCCTTTTTCTCCTGATTTGGTGGTGTTTGCGGGTGTTATTGGTAGCGCAGAATCAGGGTCAGAGTTTAGGACGTTGGGCCCTGGATATGAAGATCATCGATCTACAACTTCAGCGTTTACCCGGAATTTTGGAGTTAAGCAAACGAGAGGCGATCGCTGGTGGCGGGGCAGCTTTAATGATGGTAGGGTTAAATACTTTTTTTGGCAATCCTTTAAGTTTGATTTTATTATCTTCGCCCCTTTTCGCCGACTGTGGTATGGCGATCGGTGATGAGCAATTTAACCGCGCTTTCCACGATCGCATCGGTGGCACGATTGTTATTCCCACCAGTCGGGGTTTTTCTCTCGATCTACGTTTAAGAAGGCTTTGGTATCAAGTTAAGGGCAGAATGAGAAGATAA
- a CDS encoding mannose-1-phosphate guanyltransferase, whose protein sequence is MRAVLMAGGSGTRLRPLTCDLPKPMVPILNRPIAEHIINLLRKHDITEIITTLHYLPDVMRDYFQDGSDFGVKITYAVEEDQPLGTAGCVKNIAEWLDDTFLVISGDSITDFDLQKAIAFHKSKNSKATLVLTRVANPIEFGVVITDKEGRIRRFIEKPSTSEIFSDTVNTGTYILEPEVLDYLPYKEETDFSKDLFPLLLQRGEPMYGYVADGYWCDVGHLEAYREAQYDALSGKVNLEFPYREKSPGVWVGTNTYIDPSAQIEAPAMIGNHCRIGANVLIERGSVIGDNVTIGAGSDLKRPILWNGVVIGDEVNLAACTIARGTRIDRRSQVHEGAVIGQLSIVGEEAQINSGVRVWPSKQIESGAILNINLIWGNTAHKNLFGQRGVSGLANIDITPEFAVKLGASYGSILKPGSTVIVSRDQRSVSRMVSRSLIAGLMSVGVNIQNLQANALPISRTLVAKLNVVGGIHVRIHPDRPDFLLIEFLDEKGINVSKAKEKKIEGAYFKEDLRRVGMQEIGSMSYPADILDNYRKTFETQLNVEAIRNSGSKIVIDYAYGVSGAILPELLAKFGCDAVVLNASLRQNALSMQERELLIHQLGHVVEALKANLGVQVSANGEQLVLVDESGLSIRGEQLTALMVNTILTAHPRGTVVVPVHASSAVEQIARRHDGRVVRTKASPSALMEGCQTNPNVVLGGSGQTGFIFPQLHPGFDAMFSVAKLLEMLTIQERSLAQVRAELPRIYNKNTAVRCPWKVKGSLMRYLVETHATDNLELIDGVKVINPLNDDWVLILPDAGEPLVHIYANSEHREWVDRTIKEYRHRVQYFVEHYQGEIVMI, encoded by the coding sequence ATGCGAGCGGTATTAATGGCAGGTGGTTCGGGGACAAGATTACGTCCGCTTACTTGTGATCTTCCCAAACCGATGGTCCCGATTCTCAACCGTCCGATCGCCGAACATATTATCAATTTACTACGAAAACATGACATTACCGAAATTATCACCACCCTGCACTATCTTCCCGATGTCATGCGCGACTACTTTCAAGACGGCAGCGACTTTGGGGTAAAAATTACCTACGCTGTCGAGGAGGATCAACCCCTAGGCACCGCAGGATGTGTGAAAAATATTGCCGAATGGTTAGATGATACCTTTCTGGTGATTAGTGGCGATAGTATCACCGATTTTGACCTGCAAAAAGCGATCGCATTCCATAAAAGTAAAAACTCGAAAGCAACCCTCGTCCTGACGCGGGTTGCCAATCCGATCGAATTTGGGGTAGTGATTACCGACAAAGAAGGCAGAATTCGCCGTTTTATCGAAAAACCATCCACCAGCGAGATTTTTTCCGATACTGTCAACACCGGAACCTATATTCTCGAACCAGAAGTCCTCGATTATCTCCCCTACAAAGAAGAAACCGACTTTTCTAAAGATTTGTTTCCGCTGCTGCTGCAAAGGGGCGAACCTATGTATGGTTATGTGGCCGATGGTTATTGGTGCGATGTCGGTCATCTGGAGGCCTACCGAGAAGCGCAATACGATGCTTTATCCGGCAAAGTTAACCTAGAATTTCCCTATCGAGAAAAATCCCCCGGGGTGTGGGTCGGCACTAATACCTATATCGATCCTAGCGCCCAGATCGAGGCACCGGCCATGATCGGCAATCATTGCCGTATTGGTGCAAATGTTCTGATCGAGAGGGGTTCGGTTATCGGCGATAATGTCACCATCGGTGCTGGTTCCGATCTGAAACGTCCCATCCTCTGGAATGGTGTGGTGATCGGGGATGAGGTCAATTTAGCCGCTTGTACGATCGCTAGGGGAACCAGAATCGATCGACGGTCCCAGGTACACGAAGGTGCGGTGATCGGACAATTATCGATCGTGGGGGAAGAAGCGCAGATCAATTCTGGGGTCAGAGTCTGGCCGAGTAAACAGATCGAATCGGGAGCCATCCTCAATATTAACCTGATTTGGGGAAATACTGCCCATAAAAACCTCTTCGGTCAACGAGGAGTATCGGGCCTCGCTAACATCGATATCACGCCCGAATTCGCCGTTAAACTGGGGGCATCCTACGGTTCCATCCTGAAACCGGGGTCAACGGTAATCGTCTCCCGGGATCAACGTAGTGTCTCGCGCATGGTCAGTCGCTCGCTGATTGCCGGTTTAATGTCCGTGGGGGTGAATATCCAAAACCTACAAGCGAATGCTTTACCGATTTCCAGGACTTTAGTGGCTAAATTAAACGTAGTCGGTGGCATTCACGTTCGTATCCACCCGGATCGCCCGGATTTTCTCTTAATCGAGTTTTTAGACGAAAAAGGGATTAATGTTTCCAAAGCCAAGGAAAAGAAAATCGAAGGTGCTTATTTCAAAGAAGATCTGCGACGGGTGGGAATGCAGGAAATCGGCAGTATGTCCTATCCGGCTGATATTCTCGATAATTACCGCAAAACCTTTGAAACTCAGCTAAATGTGGAGGCCATTCGCAATAGTGGTTCCAAAATCGTCATTGATTACGCCTACGGAGTCTCAGGGGCAATTTTACCAGAATTACTGGCCAAATTTGGCTGTGATGCCGTGGTTCTCAATGCCAGTTTACGTCAGAATGCCCTTTCCATGCAGGAAAGAGAGTTACTGATCCATCAATTGGGCCATGTGGTGGAGGCCCTGAAAGCGAACTTAGGCGTACAAGTTTCGGCCAACGGGGAACAATTAGTCCTCGTCGATGAGAGTGGTTTATCGATTCGCGGGGAACAATTAACCGCTTTAATGGTGAATACAATTCTGACCGCCCATCCTCGCGGTACAGTGGTAGTGCCGGTTCATGCTTCTAGTGCCGTGGAACAGATCGCGCGTCGTCACGATGGCCGGGTGGTGCGGACAAAAGCCAGTCCTAGCGCTTTAATGGAAGGATGTCAAACCAATCCTAATGTGGTTTTAGGAGGATCAGGGCAAACTGGCTTTATTTTTCCGCAATTACATCCTGGTTTCGATGCCATGTTCAGCGTGGCGAAACTTTTGGAGATGTTAACCATTCAGGAACGTTCTCTAGCTCAGGTGCGGGCCGAGTTACCGCGCATTTATAATAAGAATACGGCGGTGCGTTGTCCTTGGAAAGTAAAGGGATCCTTGATGCGCTATCTGGTGGAAACTCACGCTACCGATAATCTAGAGTTGATCGATGGGGTGAAGGTGATTAATCCCCTTAATGATGACTGGGTATTGATTTTACCCGATGCCGGAGAACCTTTAGTGCATATCTACGCTAACAGTGAACATCGGGAATGGGTCGATCGGACAATTAAAGAATATCGTCATCGTGTCCAATATTTCGTCGAACATTACCAGGGCGAAATAGTGATGATTTAG
- a CDS encoding flavin monoamine oxidase family protein, translating to MTNLQLTSYECIVIGAGLAGLIAARNLQRRGHQVLVIEARNRYGGRMSGQYLPSGQWIDRGGQWVGPTQERFLALLDEYQIRRFPSPNQGKTVLVFNKKRYEFNGFFQGFHEGEIPDIGPAEWQDAMSAWARFQELAKTLPSGYPQSNDHTKKLDSKTFAQWIEENTTTDFGQWYFAYMARAVGFLGPAEPNQVSLLHVLWGQNCAAQAEHPEAELIHGGAGQIPDKIAAELGGRIRLGEPVFRLNYDSAGVTVETSQNTFTAKFAIIAMPPHLAGRIIYHPPLPPQREQLTQRVPMGCCAKVLISYEQPFWRKQGLAGLAQGNCQWLELCADSSDPETGVGVMATFLVGDRYSRWRSMSGPARRAAVLSDLAIYFGQEALFPISYDEVDWPGEPWTGGAYSAFMPPGVWTSFGEALFTPVGPIHWAGTEMADRWPGFFEGAIRTGEAAADRIALLFREK from the coding sequence ATGACAAATCTCCAATTGACTAGCTATGAGTGTATCGTGATCGGGGCGGGATTAGCAGGATTAATCGCCGCGCGTAATCTCCAGAGGCGAGGTCATCAAGTTCTGGTAATCGAAGCGCGAAATCGTTACGGTGGCAGAATGTCTGGTCAATATCTCCCCTCCGGACAGTGGATCGATCGAGGTGGTCAGTGGGTGGGCCCAACCCAAGAGCGTTTTTTAGCCCTCCTTGATGAGTATCAAATACGTCGTTTTCCCTCTCCCAATCAGGGAAAAACCGTCCTAGTCTTTAACAAAAAACGCTATGAATTCAACGGTTTTTTTCAAGGTTTCCACGAGGGAGAAATACCGGATATCGGCCCGGCAGAATGGCAAGATGCGATGTCAGCATGGGCGCGTTTTCAAGAACTAGCCAAAACCCTACCTTCCGGTTATCCCCAAAGCAACGATCACACCAAAAAACTAGACAGTAAAACTTTTGCCCAGTGGATTGAAGAAAACACCACCACAGATTTTGGTCAATGGTATTTTGCTTATATGGCCCGTGCAGTGGGGTTTCTCGGGCCGGCCGAACCCAACCAAGTATCACTGCTGCACGTTCTTTGGGGACAAAATTGCGCCGCTCAAGCTGAACATCCAGAAGCCGAACTGATCCATGGCGGAGCGGGACAAATTCCCGACAAGATCGCGGCGGAGTTAGGAGGGCGAATTCGACTGGGGGAACCGGTTTTTCGCCTTAATTATGACTCGGCCGGCGTGACCGTAGAAACCAGCCAGAACACTTTTACCGCCAAATTTGCCATCATTGCCATGCCGCCCCATCTTGCCGGCCGCATTATTTATCATCCCCCGCTGCCACCCCAGCGAGAACAACTAACCCAACGAGTACCGATGGGATGCTGCGCTAAAGTCCTGATTTCCTATGAACAACCTTTCTGGCGAAAACAGGGACTAGCGGGACTTGCTCAAGGGAATTGTCAATGGTTGGAACTCTGTGCTGATAGTTCCGATCCCGAAACCGGCGTGGGGGTAATGGCCACCTTCCTAGTTGGCGATCGCTATAGTCGTTGGCGCTCGATGAGTGGCCCGGCGCGCCGTGCCGCCGTCCTCTCGGATTTAGCTATTTATTTCGGTCAAGAGGCCCTTTTCCCGATCAGTTACGATGAGGTGGATTGGCCCGGGGAGCCCTGGACTGGTGGCGCATATTCCGCTTTTATGCCCCCCGGAGTCTGGACAAGTTTCGGCGAGGCTCTTTTTACTCCCGTCGGACCGATTCACTGGGCCGGCACAGAAATGGCCGATCGCTGGCCGGGATTTTTTGAGGGAGCGATCCGCACCGGTGAGGCAGCGGCCGATCGAATCGCCTTGCTTTTCCGCGAAAAATGA
- a CDS encoding M28 family metallopeptidase, producing MFDLLSDRLSQHLEQIVRERNPFFSSQGHFYVREYLRQELGQWGKVESHFFHFRGKAYENLILDLPNNSQKPPILIGAHYDTVPGSPGADDNATGLAVLLELARFFGENQANYPIRLLAFDLEEYGLLGSIAYAEKLKQTKQDLRLMLSLEMLGYCDKNPHSQKYPAFLEYFYPNTGDFIALIGNLKTRKDLNFLSRVLRENQTPCEWLPVIFGGYIVPDTRRSDHSPFWSRGYSAIMVTDTANMRNPYYHSSRDTIATLDLNFLTRVCQGLCFGLQSLPMR from the coding sequence ATGTTTGATCTTCTTAGCGATCGCTTAAGCCAACACCTAGAACAAATTGTCCGAGAAAGAAACCCTTTTTTCTCTAGTCAAGGACATTTTTATGTGCGAGAATACCTGCGACAAGAGTTAGGACAGTGGGGAAAGGTTGAATCACATTTTTTCCATTTTCGGGGAAAAGCTTACGAAAATTTAATCTTGGATTTGCCTAACAACAGTCAAAAACCTCCGATTTTAATTGGCGCTCATTATGACACGGTGCCGGGGTCGCCGGGGGCCGACGATAACGCTACGGGATTAGCGGTATTATTAGAATTAGCGAGGTTTTTTGGGGAGAATCAGGCTAATTATCCAATTCGTTTACTTGCCTTCGATCTAGAAGAATACGGATTACTGGGGAGCATTGCCTACGCGGAAAAATTAAAACAAACTAAGCAGGATTTAAGGTTAATGTTATCCTTAGAAATGCTCGGTTACTGTGATAAAAATCCCCATTCTCAAAAATATCCGGCTTTTCTAGAATATTTTTACCCCAACACTGGGGATTTTATCGCTTTGATTGGCAATCTCAAAACCCGCAAGGATTTAAATTTTCTCAGTCGAGTCCTGCGGGAAAATCAGACTCCCTGCGAGTGGTTGCCCGTAATTTTTGGAGGTTATATCGTCCCCGATACTCGACGCAGCGATCATTCTCCTTTTTGGAGTCGCGGTTATTCGGCAATTATGGTGACAGATACGGCTAATATGCGTAATCCCTATTATCATAGTTCTCGGGATACAATCGCTACTTTAGACTTAAATTTCCTAACACGAGTGTGTCAAGGTCTTTGTTTTGGATTGCAATCTTTACCGATGAGATAA
- a CDS encoding helix-turn-helix domain-containing protein, translated as MNESLYKYHRQKLEQLMAEIGCKNLEELSRLSGLSSWQLQRVRHGLIAKLSSESLVKLANGLQLPVSDLLAHFQIPTMGTEDRSGESKILEQEYQNLQQKLDKQKEELAAEFQRQSIEAIESWLVQWPTAEAVARKNPDLAAVKILSLVKPIMQLLERWGVQPIDSVGDHVSYDPQIHQLIDGQAAIGTPVIVRYRGYRHGEKLLYRARVSLIKVEMPEIQPAETENVTA; from the coding sequence ATGAATGAGTCCTTATATAAATATCATCGGCAAAAATTAGAGCAGTTAATGGCAGAAATTGGCTGTAAAAACCTAGAAGAATTGAGTCGGTTATCGGGTCTATCTTCTTGGCAATTGCAGAGAGTTCGCCATGGTTTAATCGCCAAATTATCCTCTGAATCTTTGGTGAAATTAGCTAATGGGCTGCAGCTGCCAGTTAGCGATCTTCTCGCTCATTTTCAAATCCCGACGATGGGGACAGAGGATCGTTCAGGGGAATCAAAAATTCTCGAACAAGAGTATCAAAATTTACAGCAAAAATTAGACAAGCAAAAAGAAGAATTAGCCGCAGAATTTCAACGTCAAAGCATCGAAGCGATCGAATCTTGGTTAGTTCAATGGCCCACGGCCGAGGCCGTTGCCCGCAAAAATCCCGACCTAGCAGCCGTCAAAATCCTCTCCCTAGTTAAACCGATTATGCAGTTACTGGAGCGCTGGGGAGTGCAACCAATTGACAGTGTCGGTGATCATGTTAGTTATGATCCGCAAATCCATCAATTGATCGATGGTCAAGCAGCAATTGGTACACCCGTTATAGTGCGTTATCGGGGCTATCGTCATGGGGAAAAACTACTTTATCGTGCTAGAGTGAGTTTAATTAAAGTAGAAATGCCGGAAATTCAACCAGCAGAAACAGAAAATGTCACCGCTTAA
- a CDS encoding ParB N-terminal domain-containing protein has product MCYSKNTMEIKNIPLSQIRRPLPRQTDPEKVNQLMQSIAEKGLREPIDVLEVDGNYYGFSGCHRFAAHQRLGKETILCRVRRAPKSVLAKHIA; this is encoded by the coding sequence ATGTGCTATAGTAAAAACACTATGGAAATTAAAAACATTCCTCTGTCCCAAATTCGTCGTCCTTTACCGCGACAAACCGATCCCGAAAAAGTTAATCAGTTGATGCAATCGATCGCTGAGAAGGGATTACGAGAACCGATCGATGTTTTGGAGGTGGATGGTAACTACTACGGTTTTTCCGGTTGCCATCGCTTTGCAGCTCATCAGCGTCTCGGTAAAGAAACAATTCTCTGTCGAGTTCGTCGCGCTCCTAAATCTGTTTTAGCTAAACACATCGCTTAA